From the genome of Arthrobacter russicus:
GGTAGCGATGAGCTTTTGTGGCAAGGGCTTTCCACCTACCTGGCCAGGGGAGCCAAGCTCGGCTTGCCGATGGCGCCGGATCACCGTGAGCCGTTCAATGCGCCGGATGCCAATGCGTTGTGGCCGCTGGCCGCGGATCTGGGCCGCCGTTACGGGGCGGTGTCCGGCGATATCAATCCGATTCACACGAGCAAGCTCGGTGCCAAAGCGCTCGGCCTGAAAACCACGATCGTGCACGGCATGTACCTGGCGTCCCGGGCGCTGACCGCCGCGCTGCCGGCCGGCGTCGAGGCCTATCGCTGGGACGTGGAGTTCGCCACCCCGACCTTCATTCCGGGCTCGGTGGCGGTGCGTTTCGAGACTGAATCCGAGCCGGCTTGGCAGGGCACCGATTACCTGGGCTGGAATCCGCGCAGCGGCAAGATCAATTTCAGCGGTTCGATCAAACCACTGTGATTTGCCCCTGGTGATCCGGCTCTGACTCCCGGACGGCTGCACCGCATATGCTGAGCAGATGAGCACCGACCTTAGCTTCGAAGCAGCCGAACAACTCGACCTGGACGATCCGTTGCAGCAGCACCGCGATGCCTTCATCGGCAGCGATGATCCGGCGCTGGTCGCGTATCTGGACGGCAATTCGCTGGGCCGGCCGTTGCGGGCCAGTGCGGAGCGCGTCGGCAGCTTCATCGCCGAGCAGTGGGGCGGCCGGTTGATCCGCGGTTGGGATGAGAACTGGCTGGGCTTGCCGGCCAAGATCGGCGACGATTTGGGCCGGATCATGCTCGGGGCCGCAGCCGGGCAGTGCACGATCGGCGACTCGACCACGGTCCTGCTGTACAAACTGTGCCGTGCTGCAGTGGCGGCTCGGCCCGGGCGGAACGAGATCGTGATCGATACCGACAACTTTCCGACCGACCGGTACATCGTGCAGGGGATTGCCGCCGAATGCGGCTTGACCCTGCGTTGGATCCGGCCCGCTTACGACGGCGGGGTAACCGCTGAAGACTTGGCTGCAGTGATCGGCGAACAGACCGCCTTAGTGCTGCTCAGCCAGATCGCCTACCGGTCGGGGTATCTCGCGGACATGGCAGGGTTGACCTCGATCGCGCATGAGCATGGCGCGCTGATCCTGTGGGATCTGTGCCACTCCGCGGGCGTGCTGCCGGTGGAACTGGATGCCAGCGGAGCGGATCTGGCGGTGGGCTGCAGCTACAAATACCTCAATGGCGGTCCTGGTGCGCCGGCTTTCTGCTACGTCCGGTCCGAGCATCTGGAAACCCTGAAACAACCGATCCAGGGTTGGCTCGGCAGCGTGGACCCGTTCCAGATGGGGCCGGATTACCGCCCGGCTGCCGGGATCCGCGGATTCACCTCGGGCACCCCGCCGATTTTGGGCATGACCGCGCTGCGGGACATGGTCGAGCTGATCGATGCGGTGGGCATCGACGCGGTCCGGGCGAAATCGGTCGCACTGACCGACTACGCGGTGGCCTTGTACGACGGCGTGCTCGCTCCGCTGGGCGTCGAGCTGGCGTCGCCGCGGGATCCGGCCCGGCGCGGTGGCCATGTGACCATCGACCACCCGGCGTTCCGCACAGTGACTGAGCAGCTATGGGAACAAGGAATTATTCCGGATTTCCGCAACCCGGATGGCATCCGATTGGGCTTGTCCCCGTTGTCCACGAGTTTCACCGAGCTGTGGATCGGCGTGGATGCCATCCGGGCCGCGCTGGGCACTAATCGATAGAGGAATCGGCAACGAAAACTCGTCGGTGGGGTTCTCACAACTTTAATCTATTTTTTGGATTATAGGGTTTCGATACTGAAATTTTGTTGTTAGGCTGCTGAATATTGATTGCAGGGCACCACGCTGCTGCGACTTTGCCTACTTGTTGGGGGAACTTCCGCGATGGCTGGTTTTTGGTTTCGTTCGGTGGCAGTGGTTGTTGGTTCGGCGGTGTGTCTGACCGCTTTGGCCGGCACAGCAGGAGCGGCGGATCTTCCACCTGCGCCGCCGCAGGTGGAGTATCCCGAGCCGAGCGTGTGGGAGGCCCCGTCTGAGGTTAATCGGACTCCGGTTGGCGGAGCGCCGTCGGGCGTTTGGGCTGAGACGCCGGCGCAAGGCGCGGCGACCTTGGAAGAACGCCCGGCTCCTTTATCCCGGCAGGCGCAGTCGGCTCCTTTGCGGGAGGCAGCCGCCGCTCCGGCAGCTAGTTCGCAATTGGGGGTCTTGCCGTATTACGCCCTGCATCAGATTCAGCTGACCAAAGGACTGACCGCCGCGGTGAATATGGCGACGGGCAATCTGGTTTTGGCGCATCAGAACTTGGCGATGAACGCCCCGGGCGTCGCTCCTCAGTTTTCCGAGGTCTACAACAGAACAGCCTGGACACCGTCCCCGGATCGTTGGGCGGCAACTGGCGGGGCTCCTACGGCCAGGACATCGGCGTTGCCTATAGTGCGGATCGGAATCAGGTGACGTTCCGTGATACCTCCGGGTTCAACCAGGTCTTCACCAAGAACGCTGATGGATCTTGGAAGTCGCCGGTCGGGTTGAAAGCCACATTGGCCACTCCGGCGGACGGGACGATGCAGGTCACCTATAACAGCTCCGGTCAGAAACTGACGTTCTCGCCAGGTGGATTCATCGTCTCTGATGTCGATCGAAACGGTATCGGCACCACCTACGCTTACACCGGCACTCAGCTGGCTTCGATCACTGATGCTGCTGGAAGAGTTTCGACGGTGACCAAGACCGGGGCTGAGACTACCGTGAAACTGCCGGACAGTCGGGTGGTCTATTACAAACGCGATGATGCCGGACGACTGATTCAAACCGGAGTAAAATCTAATCCGGCACCGGCAACCAAGCTCGCGATCTCTAACGAATTCAGTTATGGCAGCAACGGCAAAGTTGCCTCTGCGACTTTGAACCGGGCCAACTCGTCCTATGGAACAGTCGGCGGAGTGAAGGTCACCTACAACTTCGCATACGACGAGGCCGGCAGGGCAGCATCCGTGACGCTGCGTTCTGAAGGTGCGGACCAGAACGCACCCAAGGTATATGCCGAGCGAGTCACGAAATTCGCATACAACGATACGAACACGGTGGTGACGGATCCGGCCGGGAAGAATTCCACGGTCAATCTCGATGCCCAGGGTCGGCAAATTTCTTCGGTGGATCAATTGGGTCGGACGAGATCCCAGGACTGGACGGCGAATAGTGATATCCAATCGGTGACTTCGGGTTCGGCTACCGGTGGGCCAGCTGGAGACGTGACCAAGTACGAATACGATTCGCTGGGCAATCAGTCCGGTGTTTCCTTGCCGACCGGCGCCGCAGCCTCAGCCGCTTATGCACAGAACGCTGATTGCAACAACGGTGGCTCTGGCAACGCTTACCAGGTCAAGTGCGCCACCGATGCGCAGTCGAACAAATCGACATTCGCCTACGACGGACAGAACAACATGATCTCCGCCAAAGACGAGACAACCGGCGGGCAGAAATTCCAGATCACCAGGGAAAAAGCCGACCGCAGCGTGTCCGGGGCCTTCGCCGGTATGACATGCTCCTCCACTGATGCAAACGGCAAGGTCACCACATTCGGCTACAACACGAACGGTGATTTGACCAAAGTAACCCCACCTGCGCCCTTGAAGCCAACAACGTATACGTATGACTCAGTGAGTAGGCCGAAAACAGTCACCGATCCGCGCGGCACGAAAGTCACGTACAACTACAACGCCACCGATGCGCTTTTTTATACAAACCAGCCCTCAGCTGACGGAAACACTGCCAATGCATCTTTGGGGTTTGACGGGTTGGACCTCGATTCGTCCAATAGGTACAACTACTCCGATAGCACTTATCCCAGTCCGACCGGCCGGGGAGCCACGGAGCAACGGTTCACGAGGTTCAATATTTTCGGGGATCCGCAAGGCCCGCGGATCTACCGTTACAACAGCCAACCGGATTTGGATAAGTCGGCAACCCCAGACGCGAATGGCAATCTCGCCGATTTTTGGGGCAACTATGGCGAGGGTGGATACGACTACCTTGGCGGGTATGGTCGGGATGCGGCGAATCAACTGACCAATGCGGGAACAGCCTCGTCCCGGAGCTGCACGGCGGCGAGCCCTGCTCCTGCGGGATCGGATTGCATTGCTTACGAGTACAACAGCGCCGGGTCAGTGACCAGCCAGGTTTTCCCGGGTGGCGCGAAGAAGACCACAACTTATGACATCTCCCAGCGTCCCACGCGGAGCACCGTCAAGGACGCGACCGGCGCGGTGGTTTACGACGTCGGCTATGTTTTCAAAGACGTCGCAGGCACTGATCGTGGACTGTTGCAGACCAAAACCTCTTATGTCGAAGAAGGCGTCGCTGCTGGCGCGGTATCGACCTATGCCTATGATTCGAAGAACCAACTCATCAATGCCACCGAGCAGACCGGGGCAACGGTGAGTGCCTCGTGGGCTTATGAATACGATCCTGCGGGCAATCGAATCAAGACTGTCACCACGGGTGCCTCCGGTTCGCCGGCGGAGACCAAAACATATTCTTTCAACGACGCGAACCAGATCACCGCTTCCTCAGCCAAGCCTTCGGGTTGGATCTATGACGAGGCCGGGAACATGACCGCGAATCCGGAAAGCAGCACCCAGTTCGCTTGCAACACTCGAAACGGCGCCCGGAACATTACCAAAAATGGGACTGAAACGAAGTACCAGTACATGGGCCAGGGAAACACCAACCGAGGCGAGAACGGGACGGTGAAGGAATACCAGACCCAGCTCGGTTTGGAGATGACCGTGGACGGGAACGAGAAGACAACCTATTTTCGGGATCCGAACGGGAACATTCTCTCTAAAAATACCGGAAGCACGCGTATCTACTACGTCACCGACGCTCAAGGTTCAGTCATCGCCCTGTTGGACAGCGCTGGCAAAAAGGTCGGCGGCTACTCATACGACCCCTACGGAGTAGGCCGTACGGTCACACCGGGTGCGGCAGAAACCAACACGCTTCGCTACATCGGAGGGATCTACGACAGCGCAACCGGACTCTATAAACTCGGCGCCCGCTACTACGACCCGGCCCTGGGTCGCTTCACCCAACAAGACCCCTCCGGGCAAGAAGCCAACCCCTACACCTACGCGGTCAACAATCCGATCAACAACTCAGACCCCAGCGGGTTGCTGACGGCAGGTAGTGCCGTAGGCTTCGGTATCGGATTTGCGTTTACCGCAGTCATCACTGGAGCCTTTTGTGCCGCTACTCTAGGTGGTTGCGGTTTTGTTGCTGCTGCCGCTATCGGCGCAGTAGCGGGCGGAGTCGGAGGATTTACCGGTGGCGCTGTAGCAGCAAAAATTGATGGAGGAGATGTGAGAACTGGAGCCTTTACCGGAGGACTATTTGGAGCCTATACTGGCGGATTAGGCCGATCTGGATCTTTCCTCGATGGAATTTCTGCACTATTTTCTTAGGATATAAATTGATTAAAAAGCCCGCAACAATTGCCTTCTTAGCTGCCGGAATTGCGGCCACGGTTTTGATCGGATTATTTTTTGGGTGGGAGAAGTCTCTTTACGCGATCGTTGGCGTAGGAGTTGGCCTCGGTGCTTTTGTTGGAATTTCTGCAGGAAATCGAAGTGCGAAAAAAACTGACGAGTATAGAGAAAATTTGATTCGTAAAAAATCTCCAGATCGAAATAATGATGCTTAACTGATTTATCGTCTAAATTAAATACAATTAGTCTCGGATGCCAACGTGAGAAAAATGTCCAACAAAAGGTTTACACTCGCGTTCTTTGCATAACAAAGTCAACTGATGTCCACGATTCGGATGACAAACAGTCAGAGTAGATGAGCTGTGGTTGGCTATTTCATGAAGAATTCGGCAACGGTGCGATTAAATTCTGTCCGGGTTACAACCGCTCTACCAAAGAGCAGTAACACAAGAACGATGTACTCAGCGGCATGACCGGACTACTTACGACTGAAGAACTTGTCCGGAGGCTGCAGCTCGGCGGTGCTGATGGCTTCGGAAGCGGGGCGTGGATGCCATCCAGGCCGCTCTGGGCACAGAGCAGTAAGCGAACTCCGAAGACTAATAGCGTGAAGACTAATAACGTCAGGGACGAAAGGCCGTGGGTATGGAACTGGACTCGGCGATCAGCGGTTGGGTGCATGGTTGGGCGCATTCGAGGCGGAGCGGCTGGCCGGAGCCGATGGCCGGTGGCTTCTCGATTGCCGTGCACAACGCGAAAGAAGCGACGCGCTACGTTCTCCAAGACGGCAATCCGGATCGAATTCGGGCGCTGGCTGCGGCGGTATCTCAGGAGCTGAACTGGATCAAGGCTCCGGGTACTGAGGCAGGGCTGCGCGATTGTTTCCCCGAAGGTTGGCAGTTCGGCCCACCCCTGTTCCTGATGGGCACAGGGCTTTCCGCAGTGCCGTCGGAACTGCAGTTGTTGCCGCCCGGTTATCGGCTGTTCGTCGAGCCTGAGGCCAATGCCCGCCAGGTCTGGATCACGGACCACGACGGCGCGCCTGCCGCACGGGGCCGAATCGGCATCGCGGGCGGGGTCGCCGTGGCGGACCAGATCGTCACGGAAACCGCACATCGACGTCGGGGGCTGGGGCGGGCGATGATGAACTCCTTGGCCGCCGAGGCGGTTGCCGGAGGCTGCAGCTCGGCGGTGCTGATGGCCTCGGAAGCGGGGCGTGGACTCTATTCCGCCTTGGGTTGGGAACTGCTGAGCCCGTTCGTCGAGGTCTGCTACCGCTCGGCACCGAGTTCGTAGAAATCCGGCCGACCGTGCCGCAAGCGCAACTGGGCATCCGCCGGGACCGCATCGCGGCGGAGCAGTTTGAGGCTGCCATCGGCCAGCTTCAGCGGCGCGGAATGCCACGGGGTGGTCCACACCGAATCGGAATCCAGCAAGCGCAGGCCGAACTTCTCCGAATCCGGCGGTTGCGGATGGATTGAAAGCCGCACCGCCTCCGGGAATTCTTCTGCGACGATGCCGCCCCAGGCCATGCTGCGTTGCAACACCTGGTAAGCCCGACGTCGGCAATCACGTTGCAGTGCCGAACGCGTGCCTTGGTGGTCTACCGAGTCGTCGACCAGGAATCTGATGATGCCCCGGTAAAGCGTGGCCAGCGTCGGATCGGCGCGCACTTGGCCGCGGAGTTCGTCAAGGCCGGGACCGTACTGCTCGATGATCGCTTGCCGGCGGGGTTGCTCCATCCGGCCCGGGTAACGGTCGCGGAGCGAAAAGAACACCAAGTGCTTCAGGCCTTCAGCCTCTGCGGTTTGCCGTAGGTCGTCGAAATAGGCGTCGATGGCATCCTGGTCTACGCCGATCGCGTCGGCGAAAATATGCCCGTCACTACAGATCGCCAAGCTCACGCCAGCCGGATGCACCGCCTCGATCTGCGCGCACAAAGCATTGAGGAATCGCAGCGAAGCGCGTTCTCCGGCGTCGGGCAGTGCGCCCATCACCTTCGCTGGATTGGGGGATTTGCAAGGAAACCCGGGCAGCGCGAAGAGCAGCCGGCGGTCGGTGCCGGCCACCTCTCCGAGCGCTTCGAGAATCCGCGGAAAGTCCGCCGGGCGGCTGGACCCGCGCGGCTCGGCGGTGCGCCGGTACGGCAACAACAGCTCCAGGATCCGGTGGGCCGGGGATCGGACGGCGGCCACTGCGGTCATCGACGCAGCTCCCGGTAGCTCACGGGAAGGCTTTTCAGGCCTCGCGTCAACACCGCGGCAATCCACGATGGCGGTTCGGCGGAGGAGTCCAGGGCGAGCCCCTCGAGCCGGTCGAAAAGCCTGCCCAGGCCCCAGGCCAATTGGCTCCGGGCCAAGGCCGCGCCAGGGCAATAGTGCGGGCCGGCACTGAAACCGAAGTGACTGCTGCGCCGTTGCCGGCTGGATTTGAGCTGCGCAACGGATTCGGACCGCCCGCCGAAATCCAGCCGGTCGCCGCCGGGCAAGTCCCGATTGGCCGCATTCAGCGCGACGATCACCGAATCACCCGCGGGGATCCGGGTTCCCCGAAAATCCGTGTCGACCGTGAAGAAGCGCCAAGTGGCCAGGGCGAAAGCTCCGTCGTAACGGATCAATTCATCGATCCACAGCGACCGCGCCTCCGGCCGGGAGACGAAATCGGCCCGGGCTTCCGGGTGCTGCAACAAGGCCAGCATCGAGGTCGACAGCTGGTGGGTCACCGGTTCCTGACCGGCCACCAAAAGCTGAAAGACCAACGAGGACAGCTGGTCTGCGCTCAAGCTCCCGGCAGCCTGTGCCCGGACCAAACGGGCCAGCAGCCCGGAGCGTTCCGGCCGGGCGGCGTCAGCGACCACTTCGGCGATGTACGCCTCGAGCTCCCGCAAGAGCCGTTCATACTCGGGACGCCAAGGGTCGTCCGGTCCGACCGGCTGCACCACCTTGCCCCAAGCGGGGTCGAAGCCGTCGGCGAGCCGGGGCGGCAAACCGATCGCGAGCGAAAGCACCCGGAAAGGCAGCAGCGCCATGTATTCCGGAACCAAATCCAGGCCTCCGGAATCGGGGAAGCCATCGATGAGCTGATCGGCGTGATCCGCTATCCGGCCTTCCAATTCCGTTGCTGCGCGCGCGGAGAACGCGGGCAGGATCAGTTTCCGCATCCGGGCATGCACTTCGCCGTCCTGGTGCAGCAGATGCGACTGCAAACGGGTGTGCTGCGGTTCCGGCATGATCGAGGCTTTGGCCCGCCATCGCGGATTGCCGACGTCGTGGTTCTTCCGGATGTCCGGATGCTGCAGGAGTTCAGCGGCGGCGTCCGCCCCGGTGACCAGCCAGGCGTTGACCCCGCTGGGGAAGCGTACCCGGTGCACCTGCCCGTTCCTGGTAAGGTGCTGGAACACCCGGTAGGGATCCTGGACGTAGGCTGCGCCGAACAGCTGCACCGCGCCTTCGGCATCCCGTTCGAACGGCTCAGCGCGATCGGCTCCGAGCCCGGTCACCGGGCAGCTCATCGGGACTCCTCGGCGTCGTCGGAGGCGGGGTCGCCGACTGCCGCAGGTGAGTCGGAGCTCGCCGTGAAGTTGCGCAGCCGCAGGCTGTTGGTCACCACGAAGAGGCTGGACAGGGACATCGCCGCACCGGCGATGAGCGGATTGAGCAGGCCGAAGGCGGCCAATGGGATCGCCGCCACGTTGTACACGAAGGCCCACACCAGGTTTCCGCGGATGGTGCGCAGGGTGCGTCTGGACAGCACGATCGCATCGGCGACCACGCGCAGGTCCGGACGGATCAGAATGATGTCGGCAGACTTCATCGCGACGTCGGTGCCGCTCACCATGGCCATGCCCAAATTGGCAGTGGCCAACGCCGCCGCGTCATTGATCCCGTCGCCGACCATCGCAATCCGGCGCCCGGCTGCTTGCAGATCCGCCAGAACCTTGGCCTTTTCCGTCGGCAGTACCCCGCCGATCGCCTGTTTCATGCCCAACTGGGCGGCGACGTCGTCTGCGGCGCGCTGCCGGTCCCCGCTGAGCAGCACCGTGTGCAGGCCCAGTCCGTGCAGCATTCCGACGGCTTCGCCGGCGCCTTTGCGCAGCGAATCCTGCAGCGCGTAGACCGCACGGGCCACCCCGTCCACGGCCAGGAAGACCAAGGTTCCGGTGGCGTCGTCCAAAGCGGACGGCGGGCGTGGCACGCCACGTTCGGCCAGCAGCGCAGCACTTCCGACCAGCACTTCTGCGCCCTGGACCACGGCCCGGACGCCTCGGCCCGGCAGCGCGCCGAACTCTTCGGCGAGCGGGGCGCGCAAGCCGTTCTGCTCGGCGAAGCCGATGATCGCCCGGGCTGTGGGGTGTTCCGAGTCGGCCTCCGCAGCGGCGGCCAGCGCGGTGAGCTGTTCCGGGGTCTGTGGGCCGGCCGGGTCCGCGCCGGCCGCGACGTCGAACACCGCCATCCGGTGCACGCTCATTTCGCCGGTGGTCAGGGTCCCGGTTTTGTCCAGCACCACGGTGTCGATGCGGCCCGAAGATTCCAGCGCCTGTTGGCTTTTGATCAGGATGCCCAGCTGGCTGCCGCGGCCCACGCCGACCATCAGGGCCATCGGGGTAGCGAGCCCCAACGCGCAGGGGCAGGCGATGATCAGCACCGAGATCGCGGCGCCGAAGGCCTTCTCCGCGGAGTTTCCGCTCAGCATCCAGGCGGCGAAAACCAGAACCGTGAGTACCAGGATCACCGGAACGAAAACCCCGACGATCCGCTCCACGAGGGCTTGGATATTGGCCTTGCGAGTCTGGGCGTGTTCTGCGAGCGCGGCCAGTTGGGCCAGCTGTGTGCTTTCGCCGACCTTGAGCGCACGGACCAGCAGCCGTCCGTCGAGGACCACGGTCCCGCCGATCAGCCCGTCGCCGGGCGCTACCGGTTTGGGCTCCGGTTCGCCGGTCATCGGCGAAGTGTCCACGCCGGCCTGGCCGGCGAGCACTTCGCCGTCGCAGGCCACCCGCTCACCGGGCCGGACCACGAACTGTTCGCCCACCCGGAGCTGCGAGATTGGAATCAGGGATTCCTGTCCGTCGCGCAGCACCCGGACCTCGCCGACCGCGAGCTTCGCCAAGGCGCCGAGCACCCCGGAAGCCTTGTGCCGCGACTTGGCTTCGAAATAGCGCCCAGCCAGCAGGAAGGTGGTGACGCCGGCGGCCACTTCGAGGTAGATCGAGTCTGCTCCCGGCGGGGTCTGGCCGAAGCCGACCCAATAGCCCGGAGTGGTTTTGTCCGAGAAGATGATCGCGAAAACCGACCAGAAATACGAGGCCAGCACGCCGAGCGAAACCAAGGTGTCCATGCTGAAGCTGCCGTGCCGGAGATTTTTCGCCGCGGCCCGATGGAATGGCCAGGCGCACCAGAAGACCACCGGAGTGGCGATCAGCACGCACAGCCAGTCCCAGAACGGAAAGCGCAGGTCTGGCACCAGGGCGAGCACGATCGCGAGGTTGCCCAACGGCAGGGTCAGGACCGCGGCCACGATCAGCCGGCGCAACAACATCGCGCTGCGTTCCGGGGCGCTGGTCTCCGGCATCGAAGAAGCGCTCCGGACCACTGCGGTGGCTCCGTAGCCGGCCGCCTCCACGGCGGCCACGGCCTCCGCGGTCCGTTCCGCGGGCAAGCCGCGCAGCACCGCCCGTTCGGTGGCGAAGTTGACCGTTGCCGCCACGCCGTCGAGCTTGCCGAGTTTCTTCTGGATCCGCACCGCGCAGGCCGAACAGGTCATTCCGGTCAACTGCAGTTCGATCGGCGGGTGTTCCGCCGCCGCGGTCCCGGGTTCGTCCAGCCGTGTGTCCATCACTGCTCTCCTTGCCGGGCGGCGTCGCGATTCGGCTGCTCGGGTTGCGGCCGGTTGCGGTCGGAAAGCGCCGCCAGCATGTCGTTGTAGTTGTCCAGGCTGTCGTCCAATCCCTGATCACCCCGCCGGTCCTTGCGTTTGGCCTCGCGCTGATCGGATCTGGACCATTGGGTGAGCAAGGCGATCACGACCACGATCAGCGGCAATTCGCCGGCTGCCCAGGCCACTCCGCCGCCCAGGTATTGGTCGGCCTTGAAATCGGTGTTCCAATCCGGTTGCAGGGAACGGTAGAAGTTTTCCCCGATGATCGTGGTCGAAGACATCACCGCGACCGCGAAGAAGGCGTGGAACGGCATTGCGGCGAGGGTGAAACCCAGTTTGCCGATGTAGGGCATCGGGCGGGGCGCGCGGTCGATGCCGATCACGATCCAGTAGAAGAGGTAGCCGGAAATGATGAAGTGCAGGTTCATCGCCTGGTGCGCCCAGTGGTAGCGCATGCCGAGTTCGAACAGCGGCGAGAAATACAGCGCGTAATAGGAGCCGACGAAGATCGCGAAGACCAGGAGCGGATTGGTCAGGAAGAGCGAGATCTTCGAATGCATCAGGGCATTGATCCATTCCCGCGGACCGCTGGGCGCACCGGGCTTGGCCGGGCGCAAGGCGCGCAGTGCCAAGGTGACCGGACCGCCGAGCACCAGGAGCACCGGGGCCAGCATGTTCAGTCCCATGTGCCCCATCATGTGCAGCCCGAAAGATCCAGGCGAGCGTTCCGCCCAGACCGACGAGGTGAAATAGTAGACCGCGAGCCAACCGAGCAGCCAGCTGATGGTCCGGCCCTTGCTCCAGACATCGCCGCGGTTGCGCAGGGTGCGCACGCCCAGCAAGTAGAGCAGCACCGCGATGATCGCAATGCTGCTGAACAGCACGTTGGCGCGGCCGGGCAACAACCAGCCGATGAAGCTGCGGGCTCCGTCGATGGAAAAACCGAGGAAGTTCTCCTGGGTGCTCTGCACCAGCAGGTAGCGCGGCGGGATCGTCCGTTGCAGGGCGAGCAACGCGCCGAGGAAGACCGCGCCCAAGCCCAGCAGCGCGGTCAGCCGCCAGCGATAGCCGGCCGGGACCTTGGCCTGCTCGGCCATGGCTCGGTTGAACTGCCGGGCATTGGACCAGGCCAGCAACGCCGAGCCGGCGGCGGCGAGCAGCGCGACCAGGAAAATCGTTCCGTAGCTGGAATCGGTGGGGGCATTTCCGGCCAGGCCTTGGTAGGCCACGGCGGCGTAGCCCACGAGCGCGACCCCGGCGCAGATCCAGGACATGACGTGGAACCGCCGGAACCCCTGTGCGCTGAGCTTTCCACCAGCGGCCAAGAACCAGTACACACCGAGCAGGCTGCTGAGCCAGAGCAGCGCCGCCGGCACGGCGAAGCCGGCCGCATCGGAGGCGAAATCATGGTCGGCACCGACCGAAACCTGGCCGACCAGCACGGTGAGCAAGACCGCCGAGCAGAGCAGCACGAGCGAGACGAACCGGCTGACCCAGGTCTGCCACAACAACAGGGCCGGGACGATCACCGCTGCGCATAGTGCGGCGAACACCCAAGCCTGGGCTGCCTGGGTGGTGTCCAGGAAGACCATGAAACTGCTGGAGACCACCCAGTTGAGCGGGACTCCGTTGTTGTCCGCGGCGATGAAACCGATGAGCAGCAGACTGCTCAAGCCCCAGACCACGGCGAAGCCGGCGGCACGCCGGGCCGCCGCCCGGCCGGAATCCCCAGCGGCATAGCCCGGACCGCCGAAGAAGCAGAGCAGTCCCAGCTGGGCGAGCGTGGCCACCGCGCCGAGCCACGCGACGGTCCGCAACACCGAGGTTGCCACGGCGGTGAATACGCCTGGATAGCCGCGGTTCAACGAAGCGTAGAACTCCTCGCCCTGCAACAGCGGAAGGAGCAAGGCGAGCAGGACCAGTGCGCCGGC
Proteins encoded in this window:
- a CDS encoding MaoC/PaaZ C-terminal domain-containing protein — protein: MAAVVDLPGSPSLGGLYAAALKDQALGALGLAKRSKTFPETEFRVSGVRPDSVKLGEFNRLMHGAGRDSVPAGFVHIMSFPISVALMGSTGFPVPLLGLVHLDNKVQQHRRIDPGELLDFRIKVQNPAGHRAGTQFEISAQARAAGSDELLWQGLSTYLARGAKLGLPMAPDHREPFNAPDANALWPLAADLGRRYGAVSGDINPIHTSKLGAKALGLKTTIVHGMYLASRALTAALPAGVEAYRWDVEFATPTFIPGSVAVRFETESEPAWQGTDYLGWNPRSGKINFSGSIKPL
- a CDS encoding kynureninase — its product is MSTDLSFEAAEQLDLDDPLQQHRDAFIGSDDPALVAYLDGNSLGRPLRASAERVGSFIAEQWGGRLIRGWDENWLGLPAKIGDDLGRIMLGAAAGQCTIGDSTTVLLYKLCRAAVAARPGRNEIVIDTDNFPTDRYIVQGIAAECGLTLRWIRPAYDGGVTAEDLAAVIGEQTALVLLSQIAYRSGYLADMAGLTSIAHEHGALILWDLCHSAGVLPVELDASGADLAVGCSYKYLNGGPGAPAFCYVRSEHLETLKQPIQGWLGSVDPFQMGPDYRPAAGIRGFTSGTPPILGMTALRDMVELIDAVGIDAVRAKSVALTDYAVALYDGVLAPLGVELASPRDPARRGGHVTIDHPAFRTVTEQLWEQGIIPDFRNPDGIRLGLSPLSTSFTELWIGVDAIRAALGTNR
- a CDS encoding RHS repeat-associated core domain-containing protein encodes the protein MTFRDTSGFNQVFTKNADGSWKSPVGLKATLATPADGTMQVTYNSSGQKLTFSPGGFIVSDVDRNGIGTTYAYTGTQLASITDAAGRVSTVTKTGAETTVKLPDSRVVYYKRDDAGRLIQTGVKSNPAPATKLAISNEFSYGSNGKVASATLNRANSSYGTVGGVKVTYNFAYDEAGRAASVTLRSEGADQNAPKVYAERVTKFAYNDTNTVVTDPAGKNSTVNLDAQGRQISSVDQLGRTRSQDWTANSDIQSVTSGSATGGPAGDVTKYEYDSLGNQSGVSLPTGAAASAAYAQNADCNNGGSGNAYQVKCATDAQSNKSTFAYDGQNNMISAKDETTGGQKFQITREKADRSVSGAFAGMTCSSTDANGKVTTFGYNTNGDLTKVTPPAPLKPTTYTYDSVSRPKTVTDPRGTKVTYNYNATDALFYTNQPSADGNTANASLGFDGLDLDSSNRYNYSDSTYPSPTGRGATEQRFTRFNIFGDPQGPRIYRYNSQPDLDKSATPDANGNLADFWGNYGEGGYDYLGGYGRDAANQLTNAGTASSRSCTAASPAPAGSDCIAYEYNSAGSVTSQVFPGGAKKTTTYDISQRPTRSTVKDATGAVVYDVGYVFKDVAGTDRGLLQTKTSYVEEGVAAGAVSTYAYDSKNQLINATEQTGATVSASWAYEYDPAGNRIKTVTTGASGSPAETKTYSFNDANQITASSAKPSGWIYDEAGNMTANPESSTQFACNTRNGARNITKNGTETKYQYMGQGNTNRGENGTVKEYQTQLGLEMTVDGNEKTTYFRDPNGNILSKNTGSTRIYYVTDAQGSVIALLDSAGKKVGGYSYDPYGVGRTVTPGAAETNTLRYIGGIYDSATGLYKLGARYYDPALGRFTQQDPSGQEANPYTYAVNNPINNSDPSGLLTAGSAVGFGIGFAFTAVITGAFCAATLGGCGFVAAAAIGAVAGGVGGFTGGAVAAKIDGGDVRTGAFTGGLFGAYTGGLGRSGSFLDGISALFS
- a CDS encoding GNAT family N-acetyltransferase; translated protein: MELDSAISGWVHGWAHSRRSGWPEPMAGGFSIAVHNAKEATRYVLQDGNPDRIRALAAAVSQELNWIKAPGTEAGLRDCFPEGWQFGPPLFLMGTGLSAVPSELQLLPPGYRLFVEPEANARQVWITDHDGAPAARGRIGIAGGVAVADQIVTETAHRRRGLGRAMMNSLAAEAVAGGCSSAVLMASEAGRGLYSALGWELLSPFVEVCYRSAPSS
- a CDS encoding isocyanide synthase family protein; this translates as MTAVAAVRSPAHRILELLLPYRRTAEPRGSSRPADFPRILEALGEVAGTDRRLLFALPGFPCKSPNPAKVMGALPDAGERASLRFLNALCAQIEAVHPAGVSLAICSDGHIFADAIGVDQDAIDAYFDDLRQTAEAEGLKHLVFFSLRDRYPGRMEQPRRQAIIEQYGPGLDELRGQVRADPTLATLYRGIIRFLVDDSVDHQGTRSALQRDCRRRAYQVLQRSMAWGGIVAEEFPEAVRLSIHPQPPDSEKFGLRLLDSDSVWTTPWHSAPLKLADGSLKLLRRDAVPADAQLRLRHGRPDFYELGAER